The Spirochaetaceae bacterium genome has a window encoding:
- a CDS encoding ABC transporter substrate-binding protein, with protein MNIVTKTFAVALVLTLTATGLWAAGAEEEPAAAVEKEMVRDPTTGKMVVAPQYGGTLTLHLHPYSPQATDPYYHYSGGIISGVVEKLGIGNWGIDRDVWDFKSGPTPESVMIEQLAESWDISPDGRTYTFHIRQGVHWHNKAPMNGRELTADDVEYNFHRLLGMGKFADAGPSPVGGAAPFVSIPWESVTATDKHTMVVKLTKPYLPALRLMLVDYFIYISPPEVIEQYGDMKDWRNVVGTGPFELTDYVEDSSATWTKIPDYWGYDEKYPQNRLPYVDKLRGLMIPEEASIMAAMRTGKIDYRRWVENQLASVLSLQRTNPEIAAWPVWFRSGSSFAPTVGVPPFDDINVRRAMQMALDLEPIKATYWRGYADTTPHGLVGVKGYYIPFDEWPDEVKQYYTYDPEAAEKLLDEAGYPRGADGTRFKTSVNVSVGNTDITEIIVSQWAEIGVDVEIDAVPYDVHNERVFSRTWEGLHQTNMGNLYDPVMMVGWFHSDAVWNRPGSRWPEVDAMVDAALNATTIEEQQRLIAEADMYMIEKHWQIWGGKPAVYYLAQPWLIGYNGEMDTGLDPLGFNLLFARLWIDSELKKEMGY; from the coding sequence ATGAACATTGTGACAAAGACCTTCGCGGTTGCGTTGGTCCTGACCCTGACTGCCACCGGCCTCTGGGCCGCGGGCGCAGAAGAGGAGCCGGCAGCCGCCGTGGAGAAGGAAATGGTGCGCGACCCGACCACCGGCAAGATGGTGGTTGCGCCACAGTATGGCGGGACATTAACCTTACACTTACACCCATATTCGCCACAGGCGACAGACCCCTATTACCACTATTCGGGCGGGATAATCTCGGGCGTCGTAGAGAAGCTAGGTATCGGGAACTGGGGAATAGATAGGGACGTATGGGACTTTAAATCGGGCCCGACCCCTGAGTCGGTCATGATAGAGCAACTGGCGGAAAGCTGGGATATTTCCCCGGACGGGCGCACCTATACCTTCCACATCCGCCAGGGCGTTCACTGGCATAATAAGGCACCGATGAACGGTCGGGAGCTCACTGCCGATGATGTCGAATACAACTTTCACCGTCTATTGGGTATGGGCAAGTTTGCCGACGCCGGACCTTCCCCCGTGGGTGGCGCCGCCCCATTCGTCTCCATACCATGGGAATCGGTAACGGCCACCGACAAGCATACGATGGTCGTTAAGCTGACGAAGCCATACCTCCCTGCGCTGCGGCTTATGCTCGTCGACTACTTTATTTACATATCCCCCCCCGAGGTAATCGAGCAATACGGTGACATGAAGGACTGGAGGAACGTGGTCGGCACCGGGCCCTTTGAGCTGACTGACTACGTCGAGGACAGCTCTGCGACCTGGACCAAGATTCCTGACTACTGGGGCTACGACGAAAAATACCCGCAGAACCGCCTGCCCTACGTTGACAAGTTAAGGGGACTGATGATTCCAGAGGAAGCATCAATTATGGCAGCAATGCGCACAGGCAAGATTGATTACAGACGGTGGGTCGAAAACCAATTGGCATCGGTACTGAGCCTGCAGCGGACCAACCCCGAAATCGCGGCATGGCCGGTTTGGTTTCGGTCGGGTAGTTCTTTTGCTCCTACCGTGGGCGTGCCGCCCTTTGACGACATCAACGTGCGCCGCGCAATGCAGATGGCACTGGACCTTGAGCCCATTAAGGCTACGTACTGGAGGGGTTATGCAGATACTACACCTCACGGGCTAGTAGGGGTGAAAGGGTATTACATCCCGTTTGATGAGTGGCCCGACGAGGTCAAGCAATACTATACCTATGACCCGGAAGCGGCCGAGAAGCTCCTTGATGAGGCTGGATACCCGCGCGGCGCCGACGGCACTAGATTTAAGACCTCCGTGAATGTCTCGGTTGGAAATACGGACATTACTGAAATAATTGTCTCCCAGTGGGCAGAGATTGGCGTCGATGTTGAGATTGATGCAGTTCCCTATGACGTACATAACGAGAGGGTATTCTCGCGTACTTGGGAAGGCTTGCACCAAACCAATATGGGCAATCTTTATGACCCTGTCATGATGGTAGGCTGGTTTCACTCGGATGCAGTGTGGAACCGCCCCGGATCCCGGTGGCCTGAGGTGGACGCCATGGTTGACGCCGCCCTAAACGCTACTACCATTGAGGAGCAGCAGAGGCTGATTGCAGAGGCAGATATGTACATGATAGAGAAGCACTGGCAGATATGGGGGGGTAAACCTGCAGTGTATTATTTGGCCCAGCCGTGGCTCATAGGCTATAACGGTGAAATGGACACAGGCTTGGACCCTCTCGGTTTTAATCTCCTCTTCGCCCGCCTCTGGATTGATAGTGAGCTGAAGAAAGAAATGGGTTATTAA
- a CDS encoding ABC transporter permease → MRRLLLIIPTLFILSVLVFLSVRFIPGDTIDAMLGRWDFIAMEVDREALERMLGLDVPVHVQYARWIGVLPTPDWVTGESHFKGLLQGSLGHSLLGAQEAIEETIFRKLPVTLELGLLAIAIGLLIALPVGIYSAVRQNTATDYVGRSIAIIGLATPNFWLALMVMLYPAIWWGWSPPMEWVPFTEDPLGNLGLFIIPSLILGTSIAAMTMRMTRTTMLEVLRQDYIRTAWAKGASEKVVILRHALKNALIPVVTLVGMQLPILIGGSVIMENIFNLPGLGRLMVAALQDKDYPVISGVNLFFATVVMMIVLFIDLTYVYLDPRIRYR, encoded by the coding sequence ATCAGGCGGTTATTGCTGATAATCCCCACCCTGTTCATATTGAGCGTCCTGGTCTTTCTCTCGGTCCGCTTCATCCCGGGCGATACAATAGACGCAATGCTGGGTCGGTGGGACTTCATCGCCATGGAGGTAGACCGCGAAGCTCTTGAGCGTATGCTGGGATTGGACGTGCCCGTCCACGTGCAGTATGCACGCTGGATAGGAGTGTTGCCGACCCCTGACTGGGTTACCGGTGAGTCCCACTTCAAAGGTCTCCTCCAGGGCAGCCTTGGCCACTCACTCCTTGGCGCCCAGGAGGCGATAGAGGAGACGATATTCCGTAAACTGCCGGTAACCCTTGAGCTTGGCCTTCTGGCAATCGCAATCGGGCTGTTGATAGCGCTACCCGTCGGCATCTACTCCGCGGTTCGGCAGAATACCGCAACCGACTACGTGGGGCGTTCCATCGCCATCATCGGCCTGGCAACGCCCAACTTCTGGCTGGCTCTGATGGTCATGCTCTACCCCGCAATCTGGTGGGGCTGGTCGCCGCCGATGGAGTGGGTTCCTTTCACGGAAGATCCGTTGGGGAATCTCGGGTTGTTTATCATTCCCAGCCTGATTCTGGGGACGTCCATAGCTGCAATGACGATGCGGATGACGCGAACCACGATGCTGGAGGTCTTAAGGCAGGACTATATCAGGACGGCCTGGGCAAAGGGGGCGAGCGAGAAGGTAGTCATCCTGCGCCACGCCCTCAAGAATGCCCTGATCCCGGTAGTGACCCTGGTAGGCATGCAGTTGCCTATCCTGATAGGTGGCTCGGTTATCATGGAGAACATATTCAACCTGCCGGGGCTAGGTCGCCTGATGGTGGCGGCACTCCAGGACAAAGACTATCCGGTGATCTCCGGAGTAAACCTGTTTTTCGCCACCGTCGTTATGATGATCGTTCTATTCATCGACCTGACTTATGTCTATTTGGACCCCAGGATCCGTTATAGATGA
- a CDS encoding ABC transporter permease produces the protein MRGFFIRLWKEHPLGAACGIIVLLLIFVAIFADVLAPYPYNEMHLYDMLQGSSARYLLGTDQFGRDLLSRIIYGARLSIVVGLTATTLNVVVAVLIGGTSGFLGGKLDLAVQRFVDAWVCYPGLLLLLTIMSIVGRGVPQIIVVLGIAGGIGGSRLVRGAVIGIKENVYFQAAEAIGSSRWRTLIRHVLPNIMPVIIIIFSINIGGVILSIASLSFLGYGLPIEVPSWGGMLSGEGRRFMEEAPHLAAWPGLCLTVTVYSLNMFGDAVRDLLDPRLRGGGGRLGASAVTSV, from the coding sequence ATGAGAGGTTTCTTCATCAGACTGTGGAAGGAGCATCCACTGGGTGCTGCCTGCGGAATCATCGTATTGCTGTTGATTTTCGTGGCTATCTTTGCGGATGTTCTGGCTCCCTATCCCTATAATGAAATGCACCTGTACGACATGCTGCAGGGCTCATCGGCCCGCTATCTGCTGGGTACCGATCAGTTTGGGCGAGACTTGTTGAGCCGCATTATATATGGTGCTCGTCTTTCGATAGTTGTTGGTCTGACCGCCACCACTCTCAATGTTGTGGTGGCCGTTCTGATAGGCGGCACTTCCGGATTCCTGGGCGGCAAACTGGACCTGGCTGTGCAGAGATTTGTCGATGCCTGGGTGTGTTACCCGGGACTGCTCCTGCTGTTGACCATAATGTCCATAGTGGGGCGGGGTGTGCCACAGATAATAGTGGTCCTGGGGATAGCAGGAGGCATCGGCGGCTCAAGACTGGTCAGAGGTGCCGTTATTGGCATTAAAGAGAATGTGTATTTTCAGGCGGCGGAGGCGATTGGCAGCTCAAGATGGAGAACACTGATCCGGCATGTCCTACCCAATATCATGCCTGTCATAATCATCATATTCAGCATCAACATCGGAGGTGTAATCCTGAGCATAGCTTCTCTCAGCTTCCTCGGATACGGCCTGCCCATCGAGGTTCCAAGCTGGGGAGGTATGCTCAGCGGCGAAGGGCGTCGATTCATGGAGGAGGCACCACACCTGGCTGCCTGGCCTGGTCTTTGCCTGACGGTAACCGTTTACAGTTTGAACATGTTTGGCGATGCGGTGCGGGACCTGCTCGACCCGCGGCTCAGAGGCGGCGGGGGGCGGCTGGGTGCCAGCGCCGTGACGTCGGTTTGA
- a CDS encoding CRTAC1 family protein, whose product MGTACLAALLCAGPLGAAPRVAVVPVSAETSCTGAFVARPLPHSVQPMPNLPMPFDSNGAGVAIADLDGDGWLDVLLGGLHGPATVLWNRGGPGGPAFDAAALELVGARAVAIVDVDGDGHQDIVATRPDERPRWLRGSGGRTFRIVDDERFIARYPIYTMAWDDLDGDTDLDLVGATYDAELERYEAMEAYRNFVTTNVSTARTRQRGVWYYENLGPRDRRSAFEPGEFQFLAWPLAAGAMALAIVLTDVDGDALSDIVVGNDYDVPDNVFLRTPDRVRPHRSWWRPGSPFPVTTRNTMAFATGDVDNDGRIELFAADMSPYRAGADIDEAWGPLLQPGGAATPVGDGVQAAANVLQTRQEDGSYLDTAGRAGVAATGWSWSAQFGDLDNDGDLDLYAVNGMVGDPFRKLANAELVEENQALRNLGGGRFVAAPEWGLGATESGRGMALGDLDRDGDLDIVVNNYRAPSLLFENRLCGGASVQVDLVWSGTANGFAIGASLRLDTDAGRYRRDVEVTSGYLSSNPPRVHFGLPAGERPQRLTIRWPDGAEDVVGATDGLTADTLLTVTR is encoded by the coding sequence ATGGGGACGGCGTGCCTTGCGGCTCTGCTGTGTGCCGGCCCGCTCGGCGCGGCTCCCCGCGTTGCAGTTGTCCCGGTCAGCGCCGAGACGAGTTGCACGGGAGCGTTCGTGGCGCGGCCGCTGCCGCACTCGGTGCAGCCGATGCCGAACCTGCCGATGCCGTTCGACAGCAACGGCGCGGGGGTCGCGATCGCCGACCTCGATGGCGACGGCTGGCTGGACGTGCTGCTCGGCGGGCTGCACGGCCCGGCGACGGTGCTCTGGAACCGGGGCGGGCCGGGAGGTCCGGCGTTCGATGCCGCCGCGCTCGAACTGGTCGGGGCGCGCGCGGTGGCCATCGTGGACGTGGACGGCGACGGACACCAGGACATCGTCGCCACCCGGCCCGACGAACGTCCGCGGTGGCTGCGGGGAAGCGGCGGACGCACCTTCCGGATCGTGGACGACGAACGGTTCATCGCCCGCTACCCCATCTACACGATGGCGTGGGACGATCTCGATGGCGACACCGACCTCGACCTGGTCGGCGCCACCTACGACGCCGAGTTGGAGCGATACGAAGCGATGGAGGCATACCGGAACTTCGTGACGACCAACGTTTCCACCGCCCGCACCCGGCAGCGGGGGGTGTGGTACTACGAGAACCTCGGGCCGCGCGACCGGCGCAGCGCCTTCGAGCCGGGTGAGTTCCAGTTCCTGGCATGGCCCCTCGCCGCCGGCGCGATGGCACTGGCCATCGTGCTGACCGACGTCGACGGCGACGCGCTCAGCGACATCGTCGTGGGCAACGACTACGACGTCCCGGACAACGTATTCCTCCGTACCCCCGATCGGGTGCGCCCGCACCGGTCGTGGTGGCGCCCCGGCAGCCCGTTCCCGGTAACCACCCGCAACACCATGGCATTCGCCACCGGCGACGTGGACAACGACGGCCGCATCGAACTGTTCGCGGCGGACATGAGCCCGTACCGCGCGGGTGCGGACATCGACGAGGCCTGGGGGCCGCTGTTGCAACCGGGCGGCGCGGCGACCCCGGTGGGCGACGGCGTGCAGGCCGCGGCCAACGTGCTGCAGACCCGGCAGGAGGACGGCTCCTACCTGGACACCGCCGGCCGCGCCGGGGTGGCCGCCACCGGCTGGAGCTGGTCGGCGCAGTTCGGGGACTTGGACAACGACGGCGACCTGGACCTGTACGCCGTCAACGGCATGGTCGGCGACCCGTTCCGCAAGCTGGCGAACGCCGAGCTGGTGGAGGAGAACCAGGCGCTGCGCAACCTGGGCGGAGGGCGCTTCGTGGCCGCGCCGGAGTGGGGGCTGGGCGCCACCGAGAGCGGGCGCGGCATGGCGCTCGGCGACCTGGACCGCGACGGCGACCTGGACATCGTGGTCAACAACTACCGGGCGCCGTCGCTGCTGTTCGAGAACCGCCTGTGCGGCGGGGCGAGCGTGCAGGTGGACCTGGTCTGGTCCGGCACGGCCAACGGGTTCGCGATCGGCGCCTCGTTGCGGCTGGACACCGATGCCGGCCGCTACCGGCGCGACGTGGAGGTGACCAGCGGCTACCTGTCGAGCAACCCGCCCCGCGTCCACTTCGGCTTGCCTGCCGGCGAGCGCCCGCAGCGGCTCACCATCCGCTGGCCGGACGGCGCCGAGGACGTGGTGGGCGCTACGGACGGCTTGACGGCCGACACGCTGTTGACCGTCACCCGGTAG